The following are encoded in a window of Drosophila simulans strain w501 chromosome 3L, Prin_Dsim_3.1, whole genome shotgun sequence genomic DNA:
- the LOC6739004 gene encoding uncharacterized protein LOC6739004 — MFECISFLFLTALAFVAWAVLCFQHFVQVQTRLSSDFRVELYTERPAITFEPQLCHSTSEESSSDSSYQFATSFGVIFALTFGLSKLLQLAELQAKRYFKSKKALYPQSAAKVQDPVDEQKAPSQQNDSNPLEPLQDHNENLKEQLSILQLQCLEMRELLHELEISSSSSSYESVRSGNRLAMAKSSEESMVVWRRSDSLTGTVSGSLHAEKGNSPSTQNIYITNSHFHINGQVYLTENHVNVELSQNSSMFCRRQSEFLQVAGRFISGPKKMPMITGLRCHNILI, encoded by the exons ATGTTCGAATGCATAAGTTTCTTGTTCCTGACTGCCCTGGCCTTCGTGGCCTGGGCCGTTCTCTGCTTCCAGCACTTCGTCCAGGTCCAGACGCGGCTCTCCTCCGATTTCCGAGTCGAATTATACACAG AGCGTCCTGCGATTACGTTTGAGCCGCAGCTGTGCCACAGTACCTCAGAGGAGAGTAGCTCCGACAGCTCCTACCAGTTCGCGACGAGCTTCGGCGTGATCTTTGCCTTGACCTTTGGTCTGTCCAAGCTGCTCCAACTGGCGGAGCTGCAGGCCAAAAGGTATTTCAAGAGCAAAAAGGCGCTTTATCCTCAATCTGCTGCCAAAGTGCAGGATCCAGTTGATGAGCAGAAGGCGCCAAGCCAGCAGAACGATTCGAATCCCTTGGAACCCCTGCAGGACCACAATGAAAATCTGAAGGAGCAACTCAGTattctgcagttgcagtgTCTGGAAATGCGCGAACTTCTACACGAGCTGGAgatcagcagcagctccagtaGCTATGAGAGTGTCAGATCCGGAAACCGGCTGGCAATGGCCAAGTCCTCCGAAGAATCAATGGTGGTGTGGCGGCGATCGGACTCCCTGACCGGTACGGTCTCCGGCTCATTGCACGCCGAGAAGGGCAACTCCCCCTCCACCCAAAACATCTACATCACCAACAGCCACTTCCACATCAACGGACAGGTCTACCTGACCGAGAACCACGTGAACGTCGAGCTCAGCCAGAACTCTTCTATGTTCTGTCGGAGGCAGAGCGAGTTCCTCCAGGTGGCGGGAAGGTTCATCTCCGGACCCAAGAAGATGCCCATGATAACGGGCCTGCGGTGCCACAACATCCTCATCTGA